The following proteins come from a genomic window of Myroides odoratus DSM 2801:
- a CDS encoding TolC family protein: MKTIFRSATYLWLTCLSVTIYAQEPGKNSLGDLWEKVAHNYPGLQAQTALVASTASKTQAVKSQALPQFKIQAQNSYGTFEGSNGAFFPQSGFFNVSGNPILLDGSDQTFNTFGSAVVEWEVFAFGKQQQENKAATAQYQQQIAQKEAYVLQLKKELAFRHIQHLYATANYDWMSKNAERLRSIELITNGLAVSGLKPAADNLLAHSSYLQAAGQQSFWTGSKQATHIALAELVGEPLDTLDATRLHNFLTFPLHKTNTSNPAEEIEHPVLAQYKQEASYFEHSSKSMTRAALPSVKVLGGYAIRGSGIQTNTVTDKWKDGFSNSVDNYLVGVGITWNFSSLFTNQYKKQALSKQAESAEKKYNAYEQALLANIEASQVQIKEQTEQLQQTHQAIVHATQAYTMYMARYKSGLITLSELLQIQQLLEQAEKTHIEATQQYWMQLVSEATLTANFDFLFTNL; encoded by the coding sequence ATGAAAACGATTTTTCGTTCGGCTACATACCTGTGGTTGACCTGTTTAAGCGTGACTATTTATGCTCAAGAGCCTGGAAAAAATTCCTTAGGCGACTTGTGGGAAAAAGTAGCACATAATTATCCAGGATTACAAGCACAGACAGCTTTAGTAGCCTCAACAGCAAGCAAAACACAAGCGGTAAAAAGTCAAGCTTTACCTCAATTTAAAATTCAAGCCCAAAACTCGTATGGTACCTTTGAGGGGAGTAATGGGGCATTTTTTCCACAATCTGGCTTTTTTAATGTCAGTGGAAACCCCATCCTCTTGGATGGCAGTGATCAAACCTTCAATACCTTTGGTTCAGCCGTGGTTGAATGGGAAGTATTTGCCTTTGGTAAACAGCAGCAGGAAAACAAAGCTGCTACTGCCCAATACCAACAACAAATAGCGCAAAAAGAGGCTTACGTCCTACAACTCAAAAAAGAATTAGCCTTCCGACATATTCAGCATTTATATGCTACAGCCAATTATGATTGGATGAGCAAAAATGCAGAGCGCCTGAGAAGCATCGAATTAATTACCAACGGATTAGCTGTGTCAGGATTAAAACCTGCAGCTGATAATCTATTGGCACATTCTTCCTATCTACAAGCAGCAGGACAGCAAAGTTTTTGGACTGGAAGTAAACAAGCGACTCACATTGCCTTAGCGGAATTAGTTGGAGAACCACTAGATACCCTTGATGCAACGCGTTTACACAACTTTCTAACTTTTCCTTTACACAAAACCAATACATCAAACCCAGCTGAGGAGATTGAACATCCTGTTTTAGCGCAATACAAACAAGAAGCTTCTTATTTTGAACACAGCAGTAAGTCTATGACAAGAGCAGCACTCCCAAGTGTAAAAGTACTAGGAGGGTATGCGATTCGAGGTAGTGGTATTCAAACCAATACCGTTACAGACAAATGGAAAGATGGTTTTTCTAATTCTGTTGACAACTATCTAGTTGGCGTTGGTATCACTTGGAATTTTTCTTCCTTATTTACCAACCAATATAAAAAACAAGCCCTAAGTAAACAGGCAGAAAGTGCGGAGAAAAAATACAATGCGTATGAACAAGCCTTACTTGCCAATATAGAAGCTAGTCAAGTTCAGATTAAAGAACAAACGGAGCAATTGCAGCAAACGCACCAAGCGATTGTACATGCAACTCAAGCTTATACCATGTATATGGCGCGTTATAAAAGCGGCTTAATCACACTGAGTGAGCTCTTACAAATTCAACAGTTACTCGAACAAGCGGAGAAAACCCACATTGAGGCAACCCAACAATATTGGATGCAATTGGTTTCTGAGGCAACCTTAACCGCGAATTTTGACTTTTTATTTACTAACTTATAA